Part of the Lichenicola cladoniae genome is shown below.
GCAAGGCGCGGGCAGCGCGGCAAGCAGGCTGATAACGCCCGGCCTTTGCGGCGGCCTGCACCGCCTCGGAATCGGCCGGGTCGGACTGTCCGCCCAGCACCGTGTCCACGGGCAGCCTGCCGAGCCGCTCGCACTCGGCAAGCAGCGGCACCAACACCTCGCCGACATGATCCTGCGGCCAGCCGATCAGGTCAGGGAAGGTGATGCGGCGCAGCGTCAGGGACGATGGACCGGCAGGCACGTCGCAGCCGGACAACAGCATCAGGACGCCCGCCATGGAACTGGCGCAGCGAAGCGAGGATCTCAAGCGGGAACTACCTGGAGCTAGGGCTGATAGGGAGCCTGGATCGGCCGGATGGACTAGGCGCTACGGGCCGCCGCGAGGCGCCAGGCCGCTGCACCATCGGTCGGCCGCGGTCCGCCGATCCAACGCTCGAAGCTCCAAAGATCGGCAAGCTCGGTCACCGCGTCCGCGCCGGACACCGGGATGCCGTCGCGCGCCATCAGCACGCTCACCTGGTCGGACACGAACCGCACGTCGAGGATCGCCTTCCAGATGCCGTTCGCCTGCGACAGGGTGGCGTCGGCAAGCTGCGTCTGGGTGACGGCACGGATCTCGGCTCGCTGGGTCTGTCCGGCCTCCTCGCGGGCGATGATCGCGGTCTCGAAGGCGCCGAACGCCTCGTTGGTGAGATTGCTGCGCAGCGTGGCGCGGTCGCCTTCGGCAAAGGCCTGGACTATGCGCCGGAATGACGCTTCCGCCTGGACCAGGAACTCGGCCGGATCGAAGCTGCGCTCGCGCTCGCGGATGCGAGCCAGGGTGACGCCGATCGGGCTGGATGGGTCGGGCAGCCTGCGATCCGCCGTCGGTGGGATCGGTTCGGCACGCGCCTCGATGATCGGGCCGGCGTTGCGCATGACCCCCGGCGGTGGCGCCGGACGCTCGAGGCCGGTGCGCTTGCCGAGGATACTGCGGAGGCGCAGGACCAGGAAGGCCGCGAACAGGCCGATGAGAACGAGATCGACCGGGAAGTTGCCCGCGAAGGAATGCATAGGGGTCTCGATCCTCTCGAAGGCCTCGTTCACGTCGCCGGCAGATCCGGCAGGGGCCATCCCGCACTGTCACGGGACACACAAGAGATAGGCGCAGCGTGCCCCGGAGACAATCGCCCCCGACGTTCCCCGGACGTTCCCCGGCCCGGGGATTCTAGATCACGGCTTCGATTGCGGCTGCCGGGCGAGAGGCGTATCGGGAATGCGATGATCCTGCTGCGACATTGTCAGAGCGAATTCAACCTCCACTTCACCCGCACGCGCTGCGATCCGGGCATCGTGGACCCGGCTCTAACGACGGATGGGCTGATCCAGGCGCAGGCGGCGGCCGATGCGCTGGCCGAGCCGCGGATCACCCGGATCATCGTGTCGCCGTATCGGCGCGCCCTGCAGACGGCGACGCCGATCGCCGAACGTCTCGGCCTACCGCTCACCATCAGCAGCCTGATCCGCGAGCGGTATGCGTTCGTCTGCGACGTGGGGTCGCCGCGCTCGGTACTGGAACGGGAATGGCCGGGGATCGATTTCTCGGGCCTGGACGAGATCTGGTGGAACGACGGCAGCAGCAGCGCTGACGGAACACCACAGCGGGAGAGCGAGGACAGCGTTATCGCCCGGGCCGCCACCTTCCGCGCACAGATGGCGAGCATGCCGGACTGGCAGAACGCGCTGGTGGTGTCGCACTGGGGTTTCCTGCTGGCGCTGAGCGGCCGCAGCATCGAGAACGGACGCTGGCTGCGGATCGACCCGACCGAGCAGCTGGAAGGGCCGATAGTCTGGCGGCACGACCAGAAGCCGAGCGACCAGAAGCCGGACGCAAACCCCGCCTAGCTTCTCGGCCCAGATCCGACGCCGCGCTCCTGGCGCGCGTCAGCCGGGCGTGCTAGCGGCGCACCGAACCAGGAGACATGCCATGTCCGACACCATTTCCGCCCCGCCATCCGGTCAAGCATCGGGTCCGCCGGCACTGCCGATGACCATGAACCTGCAATACACCAAGGACCTGTCGTTCGAGGTGCCGGCCGGCGCCGAGATCTTCGCGACACTGCGCGCGAACCCGCAGATCTCGGTCAACATCGACGTGCAGGCGAACCGGCTCCAGCAGGAGCAGAACGTGTTCGAGATCATCCTGTCGATCAAGGCGGAGGCCACCGAGCCCGCCGCCGAGGGTTCCAGCGCCGCAGCCGCATCCAGTGGCCGCACCGTGTTCATCGTCGAGCTCGCCTACGCCGCGATCGTGACGCTGGGCGACACGCCGGAGAACATGTTCGAGCCGCTGCTGCTGGTCGAAGTGCCGCGCCTGATCTTCCCCTACGCGCGCAACATCGTCAGCGAAGTGACGCGCGACGGCGGCTTCCCGCCGGTCGTGCTGCAGCCGATCGACTTCGTGGCGCTGTGGCAGGCCAAGCGGGCGCAGGCCCCAAATGCGATCGGCGAGACCGCCGGCAACGCATGACGTGACGACTGGGTCAGCGCTGACGGCGTTGACCCAGTAGAGACAGTATCGAGGCGGCGGTCGGTGTCGCCGCCGTCTCGACGCACTGCCAGCCGAGGTTCCGCAACGGGGCCGCAGCGGCCGGACTGATCGCCAGGGCGCGTGTTCCACCCAGGTCGGGCAGCAGTGCCGACGGAAGCACCCTGGCAAAGACGGTTGCCGTCTCCGCGGAAAAGAACAGCGTCGCTGTAAGGCTCTGAGCCCGTACGGCTTCGATCGCCGCAGGCGGCAGTGCATCGACCGGCTCGGCCACATAGACG
Proteins encoded:
- a CDS encoding Tim44/TimA family putative adaptor protein encodes the protein MHSFAGNFPVDLVLIGLFAAFLVLRLRSILGKRTGLERPAPPPGVMRNAGPIIEARAEPIPPTADRRLPDPSSPIGVTLARIRERERSFDPAEFLVQAEASFRRIVQAFAEGDRATLRSNLTNEAFGAFETAIIAREEAGQTQRAEIRAVTQTQLADATLSQANGIWKAILDVRFVSDQVSVLMARDGIPVSGADAVTELADLWSFERWIGGPRPTDGAAAWRLAAARSA
- a CDS encoding histidine phosphatase family protein, which translates into the protein MILLRHCQSEFNLHFTRTRCDPGIVDPALTTDGLIQAQAAADALAEPRITRIIVSPYRRALQTATPIAERLGLPLTISSLIRERYAFVCDVGSPRSVLEREWPGIDFSGLDEIWWNDGSSSADGTPQRESEDSVIARAATFRAQMASMPDWQNALVVSHWGFLLALSGRSIENGRWLRIDPTEQLEGPIVWRHDQKPSDQKPDANPA
- the secB gene encoding protein-export chaperone SecB, giving the protein MSDTISAPPSGQASGPPALPMTMNLQYTKDLSFEVPAGAEIFATLRANPQISVNIDVQANRLQQEQNVFEIILSIKAEATEPAAEGSSAAAASSGRTVFIVELAYAAIVTLGDTPENMFEPLLLVEVPRLIFPYARNIVSEVTRDGGFPPVVLQPIDFVALWQAKRAQAPNAIGETAGNA